The following are from one region of the Paenibacillus bovis genome:
- a CDS encoding MgtC/SapB family protein: protein MTLEYILRVVVAGVCGALIGYERRSRHKEAGIRTHFIVSVGASLMMVISKYGFTDMGNWENVSLDPSRVAAQIVSGVGFLGAGTIFMNKQKVKGLTTAAGIWATAGVGMAIGAGMYAVGIGVTALILIVQFAMHGRSAPVLGAKTYTLSVSLVNHTDPVENLLKTLEDNEIYIVKLYSETTAPTQSNSDIPDTHIESEIQLKMEIKFPTSMRTSDVMLILQSQPDVRKIQLE, encoded by the coding sequence ATGACACTTGAATATATTCTGCGGGTCGTTGTGGCTGGAGTATGCGGCGCCCTGATTGGCTATGAACGCCGCAGCAGGCACAAGGAAGCCGGTATACGGACTCATTTTATTGTATCTGTCGGTGCTTCACTGATGATGGTTATTTCCAAATACGGATTTACCGATATGGGGAATTGGGAAAATGTATCTCTTGACCCTTCCCGGGTCGCTGCACAGATCGTCAGCGGCGTCGGCTTCCTGGGCGCAGGTACCATTTTCATGAATAAGCAAAAGGTAAAAGGACTCACTACAGCCGCAGGCATCTGGGCCACCGCCGGTGTCGGCATGGCGATAGGTGCCGGGATGTACGCAGTAGGTATCGGTGTCACTGCACTTATACTTATCGTCCAATTCGCCATGCATGGCCGCAGCGCCCCTGTACTGGGAGCCAAAACCTATACTTTGTCCGTTAGTCTGGTCAATCATACCGACCCGGTCGAGAACCTGCTGAAGACACTGGAAGACAATGAAATCTATATCGTCAAATTATATTCCGAGACAACTGCCCCTACCCAGAGTAATTCGGATATTCCCGATACGCATATAGAATCGGAAATCCAGCTCAAGATGGAAATCAAATTCCCTACTTCGATGCGTACATCGGATGTTATGCTGATCCTGCAATCCCAGCCTGATGTGCGCAAGATCCAACTGGAGTAG